TTTAAATCTGTGTAGACCCTTTAGGTTGGAATATTCCTTGCAGCTGACCTGCATGCCTGTGGACTGTAGGAGTAATGAGGAACAACTGACACAAACATTGAGAAAACATTCAAACTCCACACAAATAGGCCCCAACTGGAACTGATGAAGAGTTCAAACTCAAGGCTGTCTTGCTGTGACCTCGCAGACTATTGAACCAGCGCGCCCTTACGGAGCCCTACAATACTGATTGCAACTTTAAACAGCATGGAGCAGAATATTAATTCAACAATGATAGAACCTGTCTTTATAAAAACTGATAAGTAACACACTGTAAGATAACTTTGTCATAAAGGGTTCTGAGATAGCACAACACGAGGCCTCACTGAAAACTCAACCTGTGGTTTAAGGGCAAAGCTGAAGGCATTGAAACCCAAACACTTACGGAGTAATTGGATTACAGGGGTGATGGAAGGTCTGGCAAGTACAGGTACATGTATGAGAAAACTATACGGTGGTTTCATTCTTCCAAGGGCCAGTCCGTATGTTTCCTGGGGCGTCTGAACCATACAGGctgtcttcctgcaggctcATGTTCCGGCCGATGGTACCTCGCCGGCTGAAATTGCCGTGCTGCCGAGGCAGAGTATTTCTTGGGAAACTTTTATGCTCCCCTTGTACGCAGAGgttatctttttctttatctgttgTCTTTGACATGCAGCTGTACGTGTCAGGGTCTTGCTGAAATTGCAAGGTAAAGGGGTCAGGTTTCTCGCAGCAGCTAGTAGTGGAAGCGTGATCTGCTGAGCTGTACATGTGCCACTGGCAGGTGTGGACCCCATGAGCAGGCAGGAGGAGGCTGTGACAGGAAGAAATGCTGTCTTGCATGCTGTGTGCGCGGCTGTGACAGGACGTCATTGAGTTTTGGTGTTGCAAGCTGTGGCAGGAAGCCATCTGCTTATCCAAGTGAGGGCTGGGGCAGGGGAGCTGGAGGTCTGGCTGCGGGCTGATAGCAACCAGTGGAGAGTCTTCAAGGTGGTGCATTGCATGAGGGCTGTCTTGGTGGGAGCTGTGCACACTCCCATCCATACTGACGGACGTTATGTGAGAACGGTAGTCCTGGAGGCATGGACGTGGGCGGTTGAAGGAGCGTGACTTTGTTCTGTCATTAAGGCAGCTCTGTAGAGGCAGAGTGGGACGTGGGAGCTCGTCAGAAAGCAACTGTGGACGAGGTGAGGACACTGGTTCAGCAAGAGGTGAGATGGGGCTGGCGGGACTCATCACGGCCACGCAGCACGGACCTGTGTGACCGGGTGCAGGACTCTGGGAATGTGGTGTCATTTTGTGGTAAGGACTCTGCACTAGGtgaggagagagcagaggatGCTTGCCTGAGCATGGGGAGTTCAAGTGGCAGTGGGGCTGATGGAGCTCCTGCCTCTGGCTCTGTCCGTCCCCATTCCCGTCCTCTGACTTGGACTTGGACGGGCAACAGGCCCACCAGCGGTGCCATACATCATCACGTTTGGCACAGTGCTGGATGAGAAGGAAGAGTCCCAAAGTGACGCAAAAAGCCCCATACAGGCAGCTGAATATCATATCCAGGAAATGCCCCATTGATACCGCCAAGGCTCCTAAAGCCCAGGTAGACAGGTACAGAAAGAGGGTGAAGGCTGTTGCTCGGAGCTGTGATTTAAATGAGTGCTCATTGGCCAGCACCGACACACCTGCTGCAAATGGCGGACAGTCTCCACTGGGCCTAGAATCTCCTCCGGTGTCGGTGTGGCAGTGATGGTTTGGCTCACTAAATGAtaactgctgctgctcctcacTCAGAACTCGCAGCTCATACTTCTTCTCTGGGTGGCGTTTAAGTTGGATGTAAGTACACAAGAAGTACACAGACATGACCAAGACCAGAAGACCCATGGGGGCATAGAAACCTCCCAGGCTTGGTTCCCATGCCATCCAGCAACTGAAAAAGACAGTGACATAAAGGTGTCTTATtcactgaaaaatgaatgaacacatgattGTTCCAAAATAAGGAGTACTTACTACAAGGCGTCGTCCCTGCTGCCATAGTTATCCATACCAAATGCTGCCGTAACTCCAACAATCACGAGAGGGACTCCATCACTTACAAGATaaaatctgcaaaaaatgtataaaattattcaaattcatatttttattattttaaaactattgAATGGATTGCTGTGAAATCTGGTATAGATATCCATGGTGCATTTAAACAGGGTGAAAGCTGTTGCCTTGAAATTTGGTTCTGACATTTATATTTCCGTCATTTCCGTCCGACGAATTGTAATAAATTTGGTGGTTCTTTGACTTGTCATCTAGTGCCATCATAGTGGCAAAATGTGTTGAATACTTTAGTTTATGACCAAACATCTGCAAAACCAATGACACtaccatcagcctcagctgtacaaTGTGTTTAGTATTAACTTGCAaagttaattcaattcaattcaattttatttatagcatcaattcataacaagagttatctcgagacactttacagatagagtaggtctagaccatactccggAATTtaaaaggacccaacagttctagtagttccctccagagcaagcaacagtgtgacagtggcaagaAAGCTAACTACCAAAGATTGGCATgtaacattgtcattgtgagcattttgttttgttacattagCCTATAGTCGGGTTCGAGTCCAACCTGCGGCcatttgctgcgtgtcatcccccatctctctcatCCTTTCATATCTGTCCACTGTTACTTTAATTAAAGGGAAaggccccaaaaaataatcttaaaaaacagtgGTAAAAACCTGCTTATTGCTCACAGCTTACCTGAGGACGGTTGGTTTGGTGCGAGTCTGGGCTGGGCCATTCCTCTTCTGGGGCCGAAGTGGGTCTTTGGACACATCGTTACAGATGTTTCTAGCAGTAAATGTCAGCCACAGCATGGTAGACAAAGATGCATAGTGGAGCACAATGCCAATCTAAATAAAGTTGTAAACAAAGATTATTAAAAGCAATATGAGTTAATTGTTCATTTAGTGTTTTGCACATGAATTTGAGATGAAAGCGTATTAATGATACCACAGATTGTGCTCCACCCTATTATACCACTATTATAAATCACTGAATGAAAACAGTTTGACACCAAATACTCTGTATATCAGGACTACAAAATGTTGTAATTGGTCAAATGATGTTTTGGTCCACTAAAGTATTTGAGGGGATACTTGGAATATCGTCAGGTTTCCCAGGTGAACAGTCtcctctttccctttttccccATCAAAGATGTGGACACCAAGGTACTTGAAGCTGTCCTCTCCACCTAGGGACCCTTGGGTCAGGTCCTTTTTCTATCATGTAGGCCTTTCGATTGTTGTCTGTGATTGGGCCCCCTGCTGTGTCCTCAGCAAACTTGGTGATGGTGTTGGAGTCAAAACTGGTTCCACAGTGGTAGGTATACAGGAAGTACAGCAGGGATCTCGGAACACAGCCCTGTGGTGTTCCAGTGTTAGGAATGAGGGTTGAAGAGGTGTGTCCGCCCACTTGGgttgtgatttgttttgattttaacgATTCTGATTTCAATTCCAAATCTTTCACAGATGAGAAAAACATTCTATTTTGATTCAATAGGGATTTACAGTTTTACTGGGCTTTTTTTAACGTCAAAGCCTCACTTTAGTGCACTAGAGTACGTTTGCTTCTAAAACAATTAAGTTTTTCATGACCAAATTTTCCAATAAATATTCCAATGAAATTACCAATGAAATTAGTGGACACACTGAGCCAGTGACTTGTTGGAAATCATTGTGAACACCAGCGCTAGTTTGTTAGCACACAGTATccgtcacagtaggaaaagcatatgttaacattaacatcaaTTGGCATTTCTATATAACTACTAGGTCTGTTTGTTCATTTAGGTCAATATGCATGTCACTTAACTGGTAAGCCTTGTTATATTATATAGGTAAACTCTATGTCAGTTCATTGATGTAGTTTTAGCTTGTATCTGCTTATGTCTGGATGCAATTTATACTTATGCAGTTTTAAATCTGTACTAGCACTACAATTCATTACATGATTATTTACCAAGGCTCATGCCTGTTTGTAAAagtctatctatccatctatctatctatctatctatctatctatctatctatctatctatctatctatctatctatctgtctgtttatctatctatctatctatctatctatctatctatctatctatctatctatctatctaagcTTGGGCAAGGAAATGGTTATTTTAGCTTATCGCCCTATACTTACAATtttaacacatacacaaactgaaGTGTAAAAGTTGCGGTTTCAATGGACTATTTATTGATTGGgagaaattaaagaaacaagatACAGCATGATATTTAACATGTCACGcttgccccccccccgcttGCAATCTTTTTGCTAAACCAAGATACTTGTCTCCTGCTTCATACTTTACAGAAAGATATAAGaggtggtattgatcttcttgTCTCACTCTCAGATCAAACGTAAACtggcatatttcccaaaatgccaaactattCTGTTAATTTAGTACAAGGACATATTCAGACagtttgtatttcctttttaattcattttaaatcacatttaaagcaTCTTTGATGACACTTTGAATGAAGAATGGACAATGCCTAAGTGTTCCGACTGGACACAAACTGAGCGAATATCTTCACAGTTAAATTATAGTTAGCATACCATCAGCATTTTAAAACCACTGGGACgggttttttggggggggtttaCTACAGACAAAATACTCAGCGATACACTGGCAAGTTCAAATGACGTTTATCCAATTTAAAGAGCTCAtgtcatgttactgtattgtgtaacttcatttaatattgtatgcaaatgttccaacaaaacaagttcgTTCCCGAGAAAATTTTGCAGAGCCTCCGTCGCTGCGTCCCAATCTAAGCGCCACCTAGATTACAccacctcctcccagctggacgtgcctggaacacctccctagggaggtgcccTGGTGGCCTcattaccagatgcccgaaccacctcaactggctcctttcaacatgaaggagcagcggctctactccgagctccttacagatgactgagcttctcaccctatctctaagggagacgccagcccccctcctgaggaaacccatttcagctgCTTGTAACcgggatctcgttctttcggtcatgacttGATTGGTGTAACGAAATGCAAACGACCCCTGACCGTTTATTCTCCTATCCTCTTTAGCGCTGtgaagataggtctggcaatgcgagactagacAGTGATTAACACAAGAAAATACTTCATACTTATCCACTCAACATAGTGTTGTAAAGAAACAATAGGTTCAATAGCAAATATAGACTATTCTGTATATGTGAGCCAGAACACATCTCACACTTATTATCAATAGTATTATTCTCATTCCCTTCATAATGTTCActctgttcatattgtaatataataacacaaTACTATTTATCCCTGCATCCCTTGCcttatgctccacatttaaataatttttattgcactcatgcctctatattgtttctgtttagagtatgtatatattagtgtgtatatattaatgtgtgtatatattgtttggttgttttgtatgtgtaagcacattgggAGCAGCGAAATTCCAAAgtaaaattcctcgtatgtttcctcatacctggcaaataaagctgattcagaTTCATGAGTAGCTTGCATGGAAACCAGCAGATGATATAGAGCAGGCCTCGTGGTAGTGATTTAACTTAACACTCAGTGAACATTTACTTTCCCACAGACACTGATGCCTCTCTCAGTTTCTGAGTGATGCCTATAGCTGCCAGTGACCTCAAACGGCTTCAGCAACAGCTAAAGGGAGCTTTCAGTTTTcagaaagtaagaaaacaacaacttacAATTTGGCACACGAAAGGTAAGTTGATCTGATTGATGCCCCCGGCGAAAACTCCAAATGTCAGCCCCGTGTGAAAGAGGAAGTTGAGAAGTGTGTGCCAGCCATTCCTGCTGATGCGGACCGCACTGCAAACAACGAgttcaaagttaaaaaagatGGACGTCCTTTTACCTACTCTGCATCCACTGCTGGGTAATCACACTAAAACAGTGGGTTGCAGAAATGTATATGATGTTGTTAATCAGTAGGATTACCAGTATCTGGATGGGTAATGACGTACGCATATGccaaattaacccttgtgttgtcttccgaTCGACCatgcaattttttattttttagggacacattttttttttctacacttttcttgCTTTCCCCGATGTTTTGAAGCTTTTCCcgacatttgtgtcacttttttcaactttcttttataaatttctttcttgaaatgctataaaattgaaaaaaaaaagctaaattcaatgaaagtattaAACCGATCATATGTTTTACTCGCAAAGAGaattgtatggaaccatccatgttatttctGTTAAcaatttggtttaaagaaacccaaatttctgatagactttttgaaaatgggtcaaatttgacctgaggacaagtGAACActaagaacattttaaaagaggacttttattttgacaaactggTAGagcaaaaagccaaaaaaatttaaagaagaaaaagcaattATGCAATGTTGGAACAGGACGTAATACAACATTTCCATTCATTCAATTCTTgcagaaaaagcagaaattggtGCATAGAAATTCaacagaatgcaggaaattaagtgtttgatgCTCAAGATTTCTTGGAGGAGCACCCCCAGACCCCTTGCTTAATATGTGCCCCCCctcagatgttgaaaaaagctatGCCAAGCAACCGGTAGCTCTTTTAATGTGCTTATGGGTTAGTGAGTATTGTTTTAAGATAGACGACAACACTGTGAAACCGTCTTTTAaccgttgtgttgtcttcctgtcgacctgcaactttgtctttttctgggttgaaatctcgacattttgttctttttctacacttttctcaatttttttgtcaatatcatttcaatttttttgtcactttgacgtttttttttaattatgtttcattcaatttatttaaattttttttgtggctttttccaATGACTATGatatttttgtgtcactttttcaaattttatcagcatataaaaaagaatgtttttgttgactttttttcgtgcatttttgtagtattttttcaacatgtatcacttttttcaaggttcttttgtcatagttctgatgtagaaagtttttgtaaacgggtcaaatttgacccaaggacaacagaagggtCATTAAATGTTCTTCTCACCTGTGGTGGACGATGTAGGTCATGACGGAGACGAGCAGACAGAGCAGCATGACTGCTGTGCAGGCATACACCACTGGATGCAGGTAATCCCCGGGGTATGGAGGGAAGGAGAGCACTTTCTTCAAATCCTGCAGAATGACAGAagtttacaaattaagattcaTAAGAATGAAATTTACCaaacatatatctatatatatatatatatatatatatatatatatatatatatatggtggcttgagaaagtttacacacccatgctaaagttgattaaaaagaggaataaaaaaacattaattggCTTATGGTTATAGTCAGGATCTTATTTGCCCAGCTTAGCACATAGACTGGAGAcagtccaaataaaaaaaaaagcatccaacACCTCTAAGACCACGTCCACTTGTGTCAAAACACTAACTTTTCCCGTCCTCCCTTGCATCGTGTatgtattgtccaagccttgtttgcattGTCTGGATTTGTCTAGCCCATGCTGATGTCTTGTATACATGTCTCTGTCCCGACGTGCTGTAACCacgtttctgcagaacaggaacctgctgaaaaacagtttttaaagtcAGAGTCAGGCTCGTTTATATTGtgatgtaatgttactttttaaattaaatatggaTGAATGGATAAAGGAATCGTGTCAAGATAATGTGCGTCATATTCCAGGCCTATAGCTGGTAGCACTGTATACAGCCTAAAAGGTTCAATGTCTCCTCCAGCAGGAACACAAGCATGTAgtccgccattgttgtttttatgagaCGTCGTCGCGGGATAAGAGGTCGAAGGCTACAGGACGAGCGATGGCGATGACATCATTGATAGGCAAGTGTgcgttttgaatttttttaccCTGGGACCAGGTTTCACAAAATTGTGTCTTCAGCCGGTAAGTTTACAGGATTCCTTTGGACAATCGGCTCAAACTATGCAAAGCATGTGCGTGTGCAGCATGCGTGACTCAACAAGCAACAACCTCCATGTTAGCTGATGGGACAAACTAAAAAGGATCAAagtacatgttaaaaaaaagattgtttctgGTGTTTTAGGTAGGTGTGATCACGcttattcaaatgttttgttcaaaTTTTAATAGTTACTTGATGCTATAAAAACGGAGTGACACGtcttgattgacagccgggATTGTCTCGTGATTGGTCGAGCGGGGTGGGATTATGATTAATCGGTTTCACCGACATCGTCCTTCTTTATATACAGTCCATAGCTGTGTGTGGGTTTCATTTCTTAAGTTTAAATGAATCATGCAAGATATATATAACAATTTACTATTCTCCAGTGTTCGG
This sequence is a window from Etheostoma cragini isolate CJK2018 chromosome 21, CSU_Ecrag_1.0, whole genome shotgun sequence. Protein-coding genes within it:
- the adgra1a gene encoding adhesion G protein-coupled receptor A1, producing the protein MDLKKVLSFPPYPGDYLHPVVYACTAVMLLCLLVSVMTYIVHHSAVRISRNGWHTLLNFLFHTGLTFGVFAGGINQINLPFVCQIIGIVLHYASLSTMLWLTFTARNICNDVSKDPLRPQKRNGPAQTRTKPTVLRFYLVSDGVPLVIVGVTAAFGMDNYGSRDDALYCWMAWEPSLGGFYAPMGLLVLVMSVYFLCTYIQLKRHPEKKYELRVLSEEQQQLSFSEPNHHCHTDTGGDSRPSGDCPPFAAGVSVLANEHSFKSQLRATAFTLFLYLSTWALGALAVSMGHFLDMIFSCLYGAFCVTLGLFLLIQHCAKRDDVWHRWWACCPSKSKSEDGNGDGQSQRQELHQPHCHLNSPCSGKHPLLSPHLVQSPYHKMTPHSQSPAPGHTGPCCVAVMSPASPISPLAEPVSSPRPQLLSDELPRPTLPLQSCLNDRTKSRSFNRPRPCLQDYRSHITSVSMDGSVHSSHQDSPHAMHHLEDSPLVAISPQPDLQLPCPSPHLDKQMASCHSLQHQNSMTSCHSRAHSMQDSISSCHSLLLPAHGVHTCQWHMYSSADHASTTSCCEKPDPFTLQFQQDPDTYSCMSKTTDKEKDNLCVQGEHKSFPRNTLPRQHGNFSRRGTIGRNMSLQEDSLYGSDAPGNIRTGPWKNETTV